The Arachis hypogaea cultivar Tifrunner chromosome 16, arahy.Tifrunner.gnm2.J5K5, whole genome shotgun sequence genome contains a region encoding:
- the LOC140180009 gene encoding uncharacterized protein, with amino-acid sequence MALSNSDGRIAFPNANINILPRVNSDHHPLLASLEPERVDKGEKPFRYEAMWKTHSDFTRAVKELWNKDVDVPRALSIMTEGLRKWNIEDFGHVFKKKRRLLNRLNGFLKSPTYGRNPFLVELEKNLQEELNVILDQEKIFWLQKSRQQWIVEGDRNTKYYHTKTIIRRRRNRILKLRKEDGSWCENVEELKLIALNFFKKFYQDEMIRRPILVTENTFPRSEEEQYEDLC; translated from the coding sequence ATGGCTCTTTCAAACTCTGATGGGAGAATTGCATTTCCAAATGCTAATATAAACATACTTCCAAGAGTTAACTCAGATCACCATCCTCTCCTAGCTTCACTAGAACCAGAAAGAGTGGATAAAGGTGAAAAACCCTTCAGATATGAGGCCATGTGGAAGACACACAGTGATTTTACAAGAGCTGTAAAGGAGTTATGGAATAAGGATGTTGATGTTCCCAGAGCACTAAGCATCATGACAGAGGGTTTGAGAAAGTGGAATATAGAAGATTTTGGCCAtgtttttaagaagaaaagaagacTCTTAAATAGATTGAATGGTTTTCTGAAGTCACCTACTTATGGAAGGAACCCATTTTTAGTGGAACTTGAAAAGAATTTACAGGAGGAGCTTAATGTGATTCTTGACCAAGAGAAAATTTTTTGGCTTCAAAAGTCACGACAACAATGGATTGTAGAGGGTGATAGGAATACGAAGTACTATCACACCAAAACAATCATTAGAAGAAGACGGAACCGCATCTTAAAATTAAGAAAGGAGGATGGTTCATGGTGCGAGAATGTTGAAGAGTTAAAGCTCATAGCACtcaattttttcaaaaagttttatcaAGATGAGATGATAAGAAGACCAATCCTTGTTACTGAAAATACCTTCCCAAGATCAGAAGAGGAACAATATGAAGACTTGTGTTGA
- the LOC112756725 gene encoding uncharacterized protein — translation MDLLSWNIRGCVNKASIRTVKELCKQYRPDMVILLETKCSGDTTDKVIREMSFNYCIREEAKGFAGGIWVLWNNPNLNVQVLRNHQQFLHLQIVDFKRRVWCLTIVYASPHAHLRSKLWEEMKKIAPDMKLPWLLIGDFNDISKADEKKGGATLDMHAVNRFKRWIEECGLIDMGYIGSKFT, via the coding sequence ATGGATCTGTTATCTTGGAATATTAGAGGGTGTGTGAACAAGGCATCTATACGCACCGTAAAAGAACTCTGCAAACAGTATCGACCTGATATGGTAATTTTATTGGAGACAAAGTGTAGTGGTGACACAACAGATAAGGTGATTAGAGAAATGAGTTTTAATTATTGTATTAGGGAGGAGGCTAAGGGGTTTGCAGGAGGCATTTGGGTTTTGTGGAATAATCCTAACCTGAATGTACAGGTGTTGAGAAACCATCAGCAGTTCCTTCATTTACAAATTGTTGATtttaagagaagagtttggtgcCTAACAATAGTGTATGCTAGCCCACATGCTCACTTGAGATCTAAACTTtgggaagaaatgaagaaaattgCGCCTGATATGAAATTGCCATGGCTTTTGATTGGAGACTTCAATGATATTAGTAAGGCAGATGAGAAAAAAGGAGGTGCTACTCTAGACATGCATGCTGTGAATCGTTTTAAGAGATGGATAGAGGAATGTGGTTTAATTGACATGGGATATATTGGCTCAAAGTTTACATGA
- the LOC112757954 gene encoding uncharacterized protein gives MGVLVPAFLYITAFICTLGAIALAIIHIYRHLLNYTEPTYQRFIVRIVFMVPVYALMSFLSLVLPDSSIYFNSIREVYEAWVIYNFLSLCLAWVGGPGAVVISLSGRVLKPSVCLMTCCFPPIPLDGRFIRKCKQGCLQFVILKPILVVVTLILYAKGKYKDGNFNPKQSYLYLTIIYTLSYTMALYALALFYMACKDLLQPFNPVPKFIIIKSVVFLTYWQGVLFFLAAKSGIIKNADEAALLQNFIICVEMLVAAVGHFYAFPYKEYAGANIGGSRGFTASLGHAVKLNDFYHDTVHQFAPTYHDYVLYNHSEGEEGARKYRSRTFVPMGPEMDTVRKNKHIYENKLDDIQLSSFSSSTSSTPSNSGPVSDARSSEATNSSLLVDISSSASVPYDLTVIDLDVSTFPENVPAADKVGTQEK, from the exons ATGGGGGTGCTGGTTCCTGCTTTCCTCTACATCACCGCTTTCATATGCACCCTTGGAGCTATCGCTTTGGCTATTATTCATATCTACAGGCATCTCCTCAATTACACTGAGCCTACCTACCAGCGATTCATCGTACGCATCGTCTTCATGGTCCCT GTTTATGCGCTTATGTCATTCTTGTCCCTTGTTCTACCTGACAGTTCGATCTATTTTAATTCCATACGGGAAGT TTACGAGGCATGGGTCATTTATAATTTCCTATCACTATGTCTGGCTTGGGTTGGTGGTCCTGGAGCAGTTGTAATAAGTTTGAGTGGTCGAGTTCTGAAGCCGTCAGTGTGTTTGATGACTTGCTGCTTTCCTCCTATACCGCTGGATGG GCGTTTCATACGTAAATGCAAGCAAGGGTGTTTGCAGTTTGTGATTTTGAAGCCCATTTTAGTGGTAGTTACTCTCATACTTTATGCGAAGGGGAAATATAAGGATGGAAATTTCAATCCAAAGCAGTCATACTTGTACCTGACTATTATATATACACTCTCGTATACGATGGCTTTGTATGCTCTTGCCTTATTTTATATGGCCTGTAAGGATCTCCTCCAGCCATTCAATCCAGTTCCAAAGTTCATCATAATAAAATCTGTTGTATTCTTGACTTATTGGCAG GGTGTCTTATTCTTCCTTGCTGCCAAGTCGGGAATCATCAAGAATGCAGATGAAGCTGCTCTACTTCAAAATTTTATCATTTGTGTTGAGATGCTTGTTGCTGCTGTGGGCCACTTTTATGCATTTCCATACAAAGAATATGCTGGTGCTAACATCGGTGGATCTCGTGGTTTCACAGCTAGTCTTGGGCATGCCGTGAAGTTGAATGACTTTTACCATGATACTGTCCACCAG TTTGCACCAACGTATCATGATTATGTGCTGTATAACCACAGTGAAGGTGAAGAGGGAGCACGGAAGTACAGATCACGAACTTTTGTTCCAATGGGCCCAGAAATGGATACTGTGAGAAAAAATAAGCATATTTACGAAAACAAGTTAGATGACATACAGCTATCGAGTTTTTCTTCTTCTACCAGTAGCACTCCCTCAAATTCTGGTCCCGTTTCTGATGCTCGTAGTTCTGAGGCAACAAATTCTTCCTTGCTTGTGGATATATCCAGTTCTGCATCTGTACCGTATGATTTGACGGTTATTGACTTGGATGTATCCACTTTCCCTGAAAATGTACCTGCTGCTGATAAAGTTGGTACTCAGGAAAAATGA